A genome region from Pan troglodytes isolate AG18354 chromosome 3, NHGRI_mPanTro3-v2.0_pri, whole genome shotgun sequence includes the following:
- the NAA11 gene encoding N-alpha-acetyltransferase 11: MNIRNARPDDLMNMQHCNLLCLPENYQMKYYLYHGLSWPQLSYIAEDEDGKIVGYVLAKMEEEPDDVPHGHITSLAVKRSHRRLGLAQKLMDQASRAMIENFNAKYVSLHVRKSNRAALHLYSNTLNFQISEVEPKYYADGEDAYAMKRDLSQMADELRRQTDLKKGGYVVLGSRENQETQGSTLSDSEEACQQKNPATEESGSDSKEPKESVESTNVQDSSESSDSTS; the protein is encoded by the coding sequence ATGAACATCCGCAACGCTCGGCCAGACGACCTGATGAATATGCAACACTGCAACCTCCTTTGCCTTCCTGAGAACTACCAGATGAAATACTATTTATATCATGGCCTTTCCTGGCCCCAGCTTTCTTACATCGCTGAGGATGAGGACGGGAAGATTGTGGGCTATGTTCTGGCCAAAATGGAGGAGGAACCAGATGATGTCCCGCATGGCCATATCACCTCGCTGGCCGTGAAGCGTTCACACCGGCGCCTCGGCCTGGCCCAGAAGCTGATGGACCAGGCCTCCAGGGCCATGATAGAGAACTTTAACGCCAAATACGTGTCTCTGCACGTCAGGAAGAGTAACCGGGCAGCCTTGCACCTTTATTCTAACACCCTCAACTTTCAGATTAGTGAGGTGGAACCTAAATACTATGCAGATGGGGAAGATGCTTATGCTATGAAGCGGGATCTCTCGCAGATGGCAGATGAGCTGAGACGACAAACGGACCTGAAGAAGGGCGGGTATGTggtcctgggctccagggagaaCCAGGAGACCCAGGGCAGCACACTTTCTGATTCTGAAGAGGCCTGTCAGCAAAAGAACCCGGCTACCGAAGAAAGTGGCAGTGACAGCAAAGAACCTAAGGAGTCTGTGGAGAGCACCAACGTCCAGGACAGCTCAGAAAGCTCGGATTCCACCTCCTAG